Within the uncultured Draconibacterium sp. genome, the region TAAAAATGTCAATGATAATGGCGTGTCCACCTGAAACAATACATGCAATTCTTTTTTCCGGTAAATCGGCATTGCAAAACTACCCCTAAAATATCTTTCTCTGAAGTGTCCATACCAATTGGTACCATCTGACAGCGTAAATTTCACGAAGTTCCAATCTTGGCCTCGCCATGATTCAGGCAAGTCAAAAATGACTTCTTCAGTCTCTCCGGAAATTGGTATTGTATTTACTTTTTCAAGTTTTGTCATTAAAAATAAATCTAATTTAGAAGAGAGTTGAAAACAATTCTAAAATTTACTTCACCCGCAATATCTTCTCCATCTTTCTGCCTTTTGCCAACTCGTCAATAAGTTTATCTAAATACCTTACTTGTTTGGTCAGAACGTTATCAATTTCCTCTATACGGTATCCGCAGATTACCCCCTTTATTAATTCGGCATTTGGATTCAAGTTCGCTTTCTCGAAGAACGTTTCAAATGTCACCTTCTCATCGATCATTTTCTGAACTTCTGCTTTATCAAAACCGGTCAGCCATTCAATTACCTGATGCAGCTCTGCCTTCGTTCTTCCTTTTTTCTCTACTTTGGTTACATAGTGCGGATATACTGCCGCAAATGTCATTTCTGCTATCCGCTTGTTATGTTCCGACGTAGTTTTCATATTCATTCAATATTTTCAGTATTGTTCGTGTTTTCTACCTTAAAAGTAACCATATTTCTATTAACCTGAGTTCGATCTTAAAATGGCTCACAGCTTTAGCTATTTTTAGTCAGAAACTGCCTCCGGTTTTCGAAGTACTATCGGGATAATACGAGAAAAGTGGGGGCAGTTTATGGCAAAAAGAGCAAAGCCAAAAGTGGAAAGTCCTTCTCACGCCATCTTTGCACTTAAAATTCTTTGAAATAACCCGTTATTGCTGCATAATTTTAAGTACAAACCTGACGCAATTATGACTTTCTGTGAAAATATTTTAAAATCGAACTCAGGTTATTACACTGGGAAAAACAGTTTTTTGTAATGACTAATTACACTGAAAAACTTTGTTGCCGGGCTTAATCATTTAATTACGGGGCAAAAACTTTGCGGGAAACATTTAATCATTTAATCGCGCCCCGGAAAATTAGTGGGAGGTGTTTAATCATTTAATCACGTGTAGAAAACGTTGTGGCGAGGTTTTAATCATTTGATGATGAACCAAAAACTTTGTGGGAAGCGTTTAATTATTTAATGACGGGGAAAAATCATTTTAGGCAATGATTAAACATTTAATGATGGGTTGAAAACACCGTATTGAGCTTTTGATCATTTAATTAAGAGGCACCTACTTCCCGGCCTGCATATTCTCATAATGCACAAGCCGAAACATAGCGAAAGATGAATGATCTTGTTTACTTTACCCCAAAGCAACATCCAGCAACATCATGGTAGCAAAACCTACCATGGCTCCAATGGTCGATAAATCGGTTTCATTGCCTCGTTGGGATTCGGGAATCAGCTCTTCAACCACCACAAAAATCATTGCTCCGGCAGCAAACGACAAGGCATAAGGCAACAAAGGCTCGATAGTCAGAACTAGGTAAGCTCCCAGCACTCCGGCCATCGGTTCTACAATTCCTGAAAGTTGTCCGTAGTTAAAAGCCTTCCAGCGCGAGAGTCCCTCGCGGCGCAACGGAATAGAAACTGCCGCTCCCTCGGGGAAGTTTTGCAGCCCGATTCCCATGGCCAAAGCAACTGCTCCGGTAAGAATTCCAATATCGGGATTATTGGCCAGCGCCCCAAAAGCAACGCCCACAGCCAGTCCTTCCGGAATATTATGGAGAGTTATGGCGAGCACTAAAAGTATACTTCGTTGCCATGTTGTTTGAATTCCCTCGGCTTTATCGATAGATAAACCCATGTGTAGGTGAGGCAGTATTTTATCTATTAATAACAGAAAAGCACCTCCGGCCAGAAATCCTATTACTGCCGGCTTCCAGGATAATTCGCCTTGTGCTTCTGCCATTTCGATTGCCGGTTTCAACAGCGACCAAAAACTGGCAGCAATCATTACACCCGCTGCAAAACCCAACATCGAATTCAATATCTTCTTATTAATCGATTTAAAGAAGAACACCATTGATGCTCCGGCGGCTGTTAAAAGCCAAGTAAACAAGGTTGCTCCAAGGGCCAGTAATATCGGGTTATATTCTAATAATTTTTCCATTTGATTTTTGTTTCTAATTTATCGAATAGGCTAAAACAAAACTAACAAAATTATTGTTCAGCGTTTTTATCCGATCTCACAATAATCAATGAATTTGGTTTTTATTAATGGTTAATATATAGTCTTGTCTCCTTTAATATGTTGGTGGTACAAAACGAAATTCCAAACAGCAAGAATCAAGAGGCATATCGCCATAAAAAACCCGACAAGAAAGAAATCGGAAGTAGCCAAACGCAGCGTCAGCAACAAACTTCCCCCCGAAATGATACCTGCCATAAATGCGTATGCTTTGTTGTTGTAATACCAGGCATAAGGGAAGAAGTGTGCCCCGGTAATAATGGCGTAAGTCATCAGAAAATAATCGGGGTGTTTTATCAAAACAAATATCAGAAACGGGAAATAGAATAGCTGGGCGAAATTTAACCATAAACCCAGCGGTTGCAAGGGATTCTCCGGAATTTCCCAGCTTGTTTTTAACAATTTGGATAGGCCAAAAGCAAATGGAAGCAGGAAACTTCCGGCAATAAATGTAAAAACACTTCGGTCGTATGCCGAAAAGGGGAGCATCCAAATAACGGCAATCATACTCCAAATAATTGTTGCTGCCAAAATAAAATCGATTCCGTTTTTAGCTTTTATGCTTACATCAGTTCTTAGGGCGTCGAGTTGTGTCTTTGTCATCATGTTTTTTGTTTATGAAATTAGTAGTGAAAATTGCATAAGAATTGCCTTACCTTCGTTTTCTCAACGAGGTCAATAGCTTGTTTTTATGTTGGTTAATTTATTGTTCCAGCAGGTCTTTCCGTAATCTTTTGATTTCGTTCAGGGCTTTCATTTCGCGACGAATTGCAGACCGAATGAAATAGCTGAAAATTAGTGCAGCCAGAATATACGATACATCGATGAGGACGATCAACCAAAGCGGAAAATAGTTGGCGAATTCAGGAGTTAGCATATAAAATCCAATGCTGTAAAGTATAATAATTGCAAGAGTAATGCTGCCGTGAATTTTCTTACGGAAGTTGTAATAACTGAGAATTGTATCATTGCTTTTTAGTGCGGCTTCGCATAGATCAATTTTTTTTGCATAAAACATACTGGCCAGTTCAATCCCAATTCGGAGTACAATACTTCCGCACATCAGCACTTCTCCAATATGGCTCAGTGTGAATTGAAAATTGGCTACCAACAGGAAGTATGCCAGTAATCCTAGAA harbors:
- a CDS encoding ZIP family metal transporter, which gives rise to MEKLLEYNPILLALGATLFTWLLTAAGASMVFFFKSINKKILNSMLGFAAGVMIAASFWSLLKPAIEMAEAQGELSWKPAVIGFLAGGAFLLLIDKILPHLHMGLSIDKAEGIQTTWQRSILLVLAITLHNIPEGLAVGVAFGALANNPDIGILTGAVALAMGIGLQNFPEGAAVSIPLRREGLSRWKAFNYGQLSGIVEPMAGVLGAYLVLTIEPLLPYALSFAAGAMIFVVVEELIPESQRGNETDLSTIGAMVGFATMMLLDVALG
- a CDS encoding DUF2200 domain-containing protein; its protein translation is MKTTSEHNKRIAEMTFAAVYPHYVTKVEKKGRTKAELHQVIEWLTGFDKAEVQKMIDEKVTFETFFEKANLNPNAELIKGVICGYRIEEIDNVLTKQVRYLDKLIDELAKGRKMEKILRVK